In Silvanigrella paludirubra, the following are encoded in one genomic region:
- a CDS encoding cobalamin B12-binding domain-containing protein, which yields MSFSKIPRVLIAKCGLDGHDRGAKYIAKALRDAGMEVIYTGVRQSTEDVAQTAIQEDVDIVGLSLLSGAHNTLFPKLIEALKSKGGGDIPVFGGGVIPNSDIPYLKSLGVRAIFTPGTTVQDVIIEIKKILEG from the coding sequence ATTTCGTTTTCTAAGATTCCAAGAGTTCTCATCGCAAAGTGTGGTTTAGATGGCCACGATAGAGGAGCAAAATATATTGCCAAAGCTCTTCGAGATGCAGGTATGGAAGTTATTTATACTGGTGTCCGCCAATCGACAGAAGATGTAGCACAGACAGCTATTCAAGAAGACGTTGATATTGTTGGATTATCTTTGTTGTCAGGAGCTCATAATACTTTATTTCCTAAGCTTATAGAGGCTCTAAAAAGTAAGGGAGGCGGTGACATTCCTGTATTTGGTGGGGGCGTTATCCCCAACTCAGATATTCCTTATTTAAAGTCCCTTGGAGTTAGAGCCATTTTCACTCCTGGTACAACCGTTCAAGATGTCATTATAGAAATTAAAAAAATACTTGAAGGATAA